From the Sardina pilchardus chromosome 11, fSarPil1.1, whole genome shotgun sequence genome, the window CACGGTCCTGAGATCCTTCAGTCGCAGAGAGAAGTCACTTTTGGAGTTTTCTTTGGCAAACTCAGCTCTGCCTCTATATCTGTCATGTGATGAGTCTGACCGGACTTTACCCTCTTCGTAGAGAAGCACTGGGATCTCATTGTCTTTCCTTTTCCAGGTGACCTCCTCCAGACTTTGAGTCGAGGAATCCACAGAGCAGTTCAGAACCACCTCTCCTTCCACATAGGCAAAGACAGGATGTCCTGTCCCAGTCACCACCAGAGACTCTGAAGCTGCACATAAAAATAACACAAAGTCAGAAAGAGCATGAGTAGGAGAGTCGTTAGGTTTCCCCCTATACTTTTTCCTCCAGGGGTCCCACTCCAAATCAAATGCTATGCAATCGCAAATACAAAATGCTATGCTGTGTTTCACCTGAGGGGGCGCtaaaatctttttttgtttttattgtaaatgtttattttggtgTTCCCAAAACACTTGTAACTACTTGCATGTGTTCTGTAAATGGTACCGTATTGATACTTCACACAGTaaatgtccatatactttgCTATTTCCACATACActgtattgccaaaagtattgggtcacctgccttgactcgcatggacttaagtgacatcccattcttaatccatggGAATTTTcagccattcttccagaagcgcatttgtgaggtcacacactgatgttggacaaggagactggctctcagtctctgctctcaATCATCCCAAAGGTCTCGAAGGCAGGggtctgtgcaggccagtcaagttcatccacaccaaactctgtcatccatgtctttatggaccttgctttttGCACTGTTgctcagtcatgttggaacaggaaggggccatccccaaactgttcccacaattTTGgcagcatggaattgtccataATCTCCTTTCACTCTAAATAAGACGCCAAGCCCAGAACTGGTGGTGCATAATCATGTTGGAACAAGAAGGGGCCTTCCCTGAGCTGGggttggccccttagttccagtgaaaggagaTTTTGAGTTTATCAACAGTTTGGAGATGGCCCTTTCCTGTTCCTacaattcccataaacacactcttaaaccttttcgaaagccttcccagaagagttgaaactGTTATAattgcaaagggtggaccaacgtcatattaaaccctatgaattaagaatgtgatgtcatttaaattcataCGCGAGTCAAGGctggtgacccaatacttttgccaatatgtATTTGGAGAAGTTCAATGTAATAATCATATACTGAGCGGCAGGCCATTATATGATATCTTTATGTGCTAATATAAGGGCAGGAAGAAATgtagagggagagcagaggagagcacgTAGTGAGGTGAAagtatggaggaagaggaagtggtagtggtagtgggaAAAGAGGCCCCTCGCTGACGTGCCGATTGTCACTTGCACTTCCACTGATGCAGAACCAGCTCCAGGTTGTGAATGAATGATTAGCTAGTGATTAatagaaagaaataaaatatatgGATATCCTTCCGCTTTTCTATTTTGAAAATATCCAAAATCTTACAAAAACAGAAAATCAGGACATCAACTGCGAAATCTTAATCATGGATTTATTTCACAAAACATACAGTTTctatacattatttattttttagttaTTTCTCACCTGTTACCTTAACTTTGCCTGCTTAGCACCCTCCTACTACTAATCTGTCAAGTGCTACCGCATTTTTAGttttacattgttcatttttTGAGTTGAAAATATATCTGATAAGCATCATACAGACCACTGTGGACATTCCTTTATCCCTCTGAGGTTTAGATTGTGGTAATATTAGACCATTACGCAAATCGTGTATTTTATTACATACCCTCTCCACTGTGTATGTACAACATACTTTGTCCTTAAACGCTTGAGACTTAACTGTTGTAATTTGTTGTCTGACAAGCTTAATTTCTTGCAAAACATTCTCTCACCTTTAGTTTCAAATGGGACGTAAAAAATTATGACACAGGTAAGTATGCCGGTTGAAATATGATACTCCATTTCTGtataaacaaataaagacacacaaaacaaagtcACATTAGCCATATGCCTCCTCAATATTGTTTGttatacagtcatggttgaaattgttagTACCCTTTCATATTATTAAAAAGTGCAGTTGCCACCTTTGTGCCCAAGAAGCCAATTAAACATGCAATTATGTAGTTgaagccaattaaacatgaatttATGTAGTTGGAACCTGTTCTGCTGTGGATGTGATAGTAAAGCCAGTGCGCCAAAAAGTTGGTCACACATGAGCAAATTAGGAAGGATGTGGCGTTCCACCCTCAAATCTTTCAACTCAATGTTCCCAGCGTCAGTAGCTGTGCTTCTCGCCAAATGTTAGCGAGAAGCACAGCTCTGTTCACTTATAGCTGTGGTCAGTGGTCAGTCAGTAGCCTGTACAAGAATAGCTCACTTAGGTGCTGTACCCTTCTGTCTTGGACTTCTGTGTTCCAGCCAACACCAGGAACACTCCAGCCTTTAGCAAAAGAGAAGTGGCAATTCTAGTGTGTTGACTGTTGAGATTTTGCTGACCACATTGTCTCggtcttgtttctctctctcactctctctctcactctctctctctctctatctctctatggaCAGGATCGATGGGGCCCAAGTGAGTGTCCATCCCCGCACCTTTCCCTTGCTATAGCATGTGTCTTTCTTGTAAACTGCAGTGTGCTATCACATGTGGTGTGTATCTTTCGGACCCCTCCCCCCTTCAGTAGCCCAGTCAACCTTGTTTCACTTCCCATTTCTTCAAGGGTGGGCTACTGGTCCATAGCCATTATTTACTAGGTCATGTGCAGCCCAGCTGGTGGTTGTGTAGTTGTATATGTATCATCtatgtgtggatgtgggcaATTGTGGTAGCGTATTGGGTGCATCATCTGTGAGGGTGCCTGTGGCCTACCCTCTCGGTTGTGATTTCATTGAAGATTTGTTAATGAATTATATTTGAACCCATGTCTCTGGTAAATGGTAAACATGTGTTGCCTACATGTAATTGACACTAAATGGTCAGCTTTTGCTTATTTATTTCCTATGGCGAAACCCTTCCAAGGCCGGGAACACATTCATATAAGTCACATAAGTATCCGTTTTCCCCCTTGTCTGGGACATTCCCATGGTATGACTAATATGCCAACACCTCACCAAAGTTCAGTGTGGCTGAAGCACTCACTGCATTGCTTCAAAATGGAACAACTTTTGAGTGGCAGCAGCCAAACGTTAATCAGTTGCAATCTCTCTTTGTACTTAATATGGAAATGACTTGGTGTATAGTGGAGGTGGATGACAATATGCAAACACACGGCTTGTGCCAGAAAGTATTGTGGCTCATTCTATCAGGCTACATAAATACACTCATTTCAAAGCAGATTACCTACTGACAAAATATCCTATACAAAAACAAACTGCATTTTTCCTGAAAGTACAGTGCAGCACAATACAATTTCTGCAATAAAGTGAGTCGCTATGTATCACATTGGAGTTTTTTCATGTCCAAAATTATGCCTTTCCTACAGTTTTGAAACTTCAAATAGTGAATTTTTTTTTGCAGGAAATCTAAATACATGGCCAACTCGCATATTACCAGAGTAAGATGGGCTATATCACACTGAACTAGAGATAAGACTGATCTTCCTGTGTTCACCTGATAAAAGCTCCATCTGAAATATTTTTAGAATATCAAGATAGATGTAAACTTCACATTTGTCTTGCTCTGAAGTTGCAAATGTATTCTATTACAGTAAACTAATGCAGATGATTAAACTAGCTATGTATCTCCAACATGTTTGACTCAAAATCATATGGGCCCAGGTAACATGGATGAAAAAGTATTTTTATGTGTCTATGGTAAAAGTGTTGACCAGATTTCTGAAATATATCATTGGAGGGACATCATCCTGCCAGAGTTGTCTATTGTCTAGAGTCTGGTGTTACCCTGATAATTACATTTTTATCGAAGATCTAAACTCATAATTTATTTGATTCATAACACATTAATCAATCACAGTTTAGGAGAAGGTACTAGAAATGCCATGCCATTCATTCatcctttcattcattctttctaaCCAATTATAGATTAGGTGTAGTTAGAAAGATCGACCTTACCTCTGTCAAACCCTCATCCATCCAAGATTCAAATGTCTCAAAAGGTCCCAGATCAGCCTGAGATATATTGGTAGCAGCCAATTCCGTTAACTGTAGATCAGATGGAGATGGCGATATCTTGGTAGTTTCACCGTTGGAGGTTCTGCAGTGTCTACTTTGTGGCCAGAGAACAGGAAACAGTGTTTCGCTTGTTTGCCGCACCATGGAAGCGAGGAAATAAGTTGTTACAGCTAAACCCCACCCCTAGTCTATATCACAGTTAATTTCAGGCCACATAGGTTACTACAAACACTTTAGAAACATACACTTTAGAAACCTGCATAGAAAAGGAGCTATACAATGTATTGTAATATGCACCGTACTATGCACATACAAAATGAACTCTCTCAGTGCTGTTGCTCCACTTGTGGTCAGTTTCATGAGTTCTGAGTGTTTTTTCCTCAACGAGAGCACATTGAACATCCTCTGGACGTCTGGCAGATCTGCCTGGGCACTCTCGCTGAAACTAAATCTGTGCATCATGACTGTTTACTTGTACAGTCTTCTTTGGACTTTGTGCTGCAGTAGAACAAGTTCCTCATGCGTGGTGATTTACTGGCAGTGCACTTTCAAATTCTGTTACAGTAGCTTTTGACATACACTCACCGGCCATTTTATTACATAGACCTACACCTTACTGCCTTCAGAACTGCTTTAATTTCACATTAAATAAGGCGCTAAACATTCCTCAGAGATTTTGTCCATATTGACATGATAGCATCAGCTGCTGCAGTTTTTTCAGCTGCACATCCATGCTGATCCATGACCAATTCCACAGCCCAAAGGTTCACTATCACTGGTGACTGCATGACATTTGAGTGCAGTGAACTCAATGCCATTTTCAAGAAACCAGTTTGAGATGATTCAAACTTTGTGATATGGCACGATATCTTGCTGGaatgggttgaggtcaggactctgtgcaggccagtcaagttcatccacaccaactctgtcatccatgtctttatggaccttgctttgtgcactggtgcacagtcatgttggaacaggaaagggggcatccccaaactgttcccacaaagttgggagtaTGACATTTCTTGGTTGATGCTGAAGTATTCAGAGGTCCGTACACTAcagggccaagcccagctcggggatggccccttcctgttcatatgcaagtcaaggcaagtgatccaaaacttttggcaatatagtgtgtgttaATCAAACCACTTTCTAGGCCTTTGTAGCAAAGATTAGCTGTCTCCCTATAGGTTGCCCTAAAGATTCATCCTATAAATCTATATGTGTAATCCAATTCATTATCACAAAATAAGAGACTTGTGTTATCTGGAACTTCTCATGGTGGTTCTTTTTGGCTGCTCTTGCCACTCTTGGTTGGAATTGTTAGCAAGAAACTGAATATGATCTCAAGGCCTTTTAGTCAGTCAGTACATTTTTGAtatttggccactatgtacagtaGGCCCATTGGATATTGCATTTAGCCCGATGATGTATTTAGCATTCATTTAGGACTCTGCATCTTCCTTGTGATTGTAGTATTTGGTGTGGCGGATTGGAACCTCCAAATGATCCCACAGGTCCTACCAAATGCCAGAGGGTGGTGGAAAggcctccttgtgtgtgtgtgtgtgtgtgtgtgtgtgtgtgtgtgtgtgtgtgtgtgtgtgtgtgtgtgtgtgtgtgttattgttttgaaacaacactacacactcatacacatattcaacacaacaacagacattgagacaacacacataaagctatataaatagcctatatgttatttatttacttatttatttaaaaaacacaTATAGAAACCTTTTGTCATATAGTCGTACACCTTTGATCCGTGTGTGAAACCCAGTgacacaaattaaattaaaacatgttttacaTTACCTGCAATTACAAGGTTGTCCAATTCTTAAAAGTTGACCTTGAAAATTACTTCGAGTTCCAGTTTGCCATGACGTccagcagagggaagcagtGCTCCGTTTAAAAGATCCAATCAGCCATCAGTGAAGGGTTTTGCAAAGCAGAAACCACTCTCAGAGCAGAGGAACAACTATACGGATACTTTattaaacattaaaacatttgaCATTAAAACAATTGAACATAAAATATGTCCAGAGAGTAATAACCTCATTGATGATGATATTCAAGTTCTCTGTACAATcataatacaaattcaatacaaaacaaaaacgtcCGATTGGAAACCAGATATCAGCGGTTGACTGGTAACTGACTGGACTACAGAGTTGACTGGAGCTGGCTGGATCTACATGAGGATGCATGCATCTTACATTTGCTTAGATCTGTTGTTTCGTGTATTTATAGGCTATTGCTTCGGATTATTTTTTCAATTTCTCCAATCACACCTATGGCATTATTTGCATTAAGCTTACAACAAATTGAACTTCAGTAAATTCTACATCCTGATGATAATGATGGTACCAACACTATACACAATTAGCCAACTTTAGGCGGCCTTGAGTGGTGTTCGTTCATctatttcctctcttttttaaaaaaaatctgttggTGGCCTTGACGTGTTCATTAGGCTATGCACAACGTTAGACGATCAACTCAAATGTAATCTTCTTCTTTATGAAGATATTTCTGTTGACATTCTCAGAGACGCAGTGGTTTTCAGTGCGTGATTTAGGATTTTGCCAAACATAATTCTGTGTTGTCTTCTCatcttgtaggctacacaaacacGCTGACTATGTGCATGATTGTGTAACATTTATGATACGAAGTTTTattccgcgtgtgtgtgtgtgtgtgtgtgtgtgtgtgtgtgtgtgtgtgtgtgtgtgtgtgtgtgtgtgtgtgtgtgtgtgtgtatagaattCTTTCTTTCAGCTATACGTTTCAAGCTGAATGCATGGTGGGATCACATGTCTTACCGTgccatgtttttctttcatcGCACCTTACACTTTTCTGTTGATATGTAGCCAATAGTTTCGTTCGTCACAAGAAAACAACAGTGACAAAACAAGCGttttataggctataggctacgaATGAAATATATCGTCGATTCGCTTTAATGATTCATAGTAAATAATGACCTTAAAACATGTGTAATATGTGCCAAATGTATACGCGTTCCATAACACTCCATTGAATATTAAatcaaatatctctctctcacacacacacacacacacacacacacacacacacacacacacacacacacacacacacacacacacacacacacacacagtggtaagGCTACAGTGGTCAGTCTGTCTAAAAGCATCAGAACAGCCTGCAGATCTAACATGTTTACTGTAACTTGCTGATATTAGAAgataacacatttacatttcatacTTAAACCTATTATTTcgattttaaaaataaatgtagCTATTTTAAACACTGTCGTCAAAGACTTTACTTAAAAACCCGCCTAAATTTAATGTTTTATGCAATCCAACATTCTACTGGATCAGCCGTGGGCTAATTGTTACTTATTTAAACGTTATCGTTTTGTTAACAAATGTTAGCAATGAATGCAAGTAAACGAAATTCTTACTTCTCTGTGCTCTTACTCTACATGTGAGTATACCAGAAAAAGCAGCTACCTGGCTCATTAAGATGCTCGACAGTTATGGGGCCAGATGTcctgcaaagcaaaaaaaaaaaaaaaaataggtgcAGTATACATTTACAACACTAGAGGTCAGTATAACCCAAGTAAATCTCAAGCTATTATGCTCTTTACTCTTAGTCAAATTCTATAGAAAAACATGGTCCGACAACGTGACTGGAAGGATCTATCCCTTTACGTTCCAAACAGGGCTACAATTTCATGCATGATGAATGATTAATATTTTAAGCAAGGTTTCAGAGTATCCATTTTCGTATCCTACAACGTATTGCATCTCAAACAGCCCACTTATCAATAAATATGTGAAAGAATATCTTCATACATTGTGGTGtgaaaaatcaaataaaaggtCAATAGCTTGAGTAATCAGTGAATGGCAAGGACTACAGTTTGCTGTAAAGCAATCGCTTTGGCCTGGACTAGCTGTAAACTATTAAAGAAGCGCAACTAGATAATACCTCGGTGACACAGGACAATTGGTGACCATGGTAGGCTAATAATGTTCTGGTGAAAGGGTACACCAGCATTTAAATGAACCTCTCATGCACTTCTCTGGTATGACTCTACATTCAGGAGAGGTCTTTGTTAATGTCACCAAGGGCAGGGGTCAACACCTGATGCGCGCTCTCCCATCTAGACACAGCACCCTACAAGCCTGTGTCAAGTTTAGAGATTATATTAAGCATTTCAGGTGAATATAGATAATAACAATGTCTATGGATTTACATGTAATTCATTATTATGTGAGGCTTAGCTAATATCAAAGGAACAATACATTTAAATCAAGAAACTTCTCATTCAAATACAATAGGCCTACCTAAAATAAACTACATTTAATcgcaaaagcaaacaaactttCCATCTTTGACTGAAACAGAATGCATTTTTATTATAACGTAGATGCGTCTATAGCTTATGCTATAAATGCAATAATATCGTTTTAGCTCATGTTGGTGACATCAGTAAGTAACATATAACATGGAAGAATCAGTTCGTCAGTGAGATGCATCCGCGAGACTAATTCAGAACTAGTTAAGAATGAAACACAAACTAAATAAAATATTAACGATGCACTGGGCTACATATCTGACAAAAAAAGTTGAGAACACGCATTCAATGATTAAAGGAATCTATTTAGTAAAACCAACAACGTTTAAACCAAAACAATCAGAAGTATGGAAATGCAGTGCTGAACATCACAGTAAAATTGAGATATCTACAAGCATTTTAGCAGCCTCTTCGTGATTTGATTCTCCGTAATTTGCAGCCAATAAGAACTGGTTAATGACGAGCTTCTCTGGGCTTGATTGAAATGCATGCTGCTGTTTAATTACGAAGAATTCCCTAAGCGCCCTTAATGTCAGAACGAGGGTGCTAAAGCGAGATGTTTCTACAGGAAAATTACTCAGTTTCGGCGTCTTCTCCCGAGGAAAACCatactgataaaaaaaataaaatgtcaagtTTTCCCAAACACAGAGGTAGTTGAAATATAACAGATAAACATTCAAAACCCATGCGAGATTCTAGTTGAAATTATAAAATTATGCCACATATTTCAAATCTGTGTAAGCTGACAGTAGTTGAACACATGTAGTGTTCTCACAATATTTTTACAAGGAACACACGTGTGTTCTTATGTGCACtctcaaaacaaatgtgttggaaacaacaataactgtgttgtccctatatggacacagagatgtgttgcttataacacattcattttgagagtgTGGAGATATAAGAATTACATATAACTTAACATTAGCCTACTATTATTGTGCTATAGGGTTTTTCTTACGCAATCCAGCAGTATGTTTAAACATACTGCTTTTAAAGCAAAATAAGACCTATTAGAATAAATAGTCCAAACCTATAGGAGTTGATCCTTAACTATGAGGTATCGAAAATTCGAAGAGTCTACAATTTGATCAAGTTATAGAAGGCAATGAAAAAGGATTGTTACGCTTTATCATCTTTTGGTGCCATTTCCAATAAATAGGCTACACGATCATAAGCTATAGGCTAATTTTTATCTGGAAAGTTCACTATCAGAAGTCTTTCGTCAACACATACCTTTATCTTCCCTCTATAACTTACACTCGAAGCCTTAACGATGTGCTGCTATCGTAAATCTTTATTTACACAAGTCAGAAGATACAGTTAAAATATCATTATTTCACCATTTAGATTGCGTAAATGTATCACAGTAACCTCCAGATTACACTTTTAAGTGGATCAAACAAAAATATCTAGCCTATAAGGTAGGCCGATGCCTTTATACAAATATATGAAAGATTGTCAGATGTGTCATTAAATGATTTGCATTTAAAAACTGTAGGCATGCCATAGACTACGGATATCAAAGGAGTATACGCAATAATTTACCAAGGATGAGCACAAAAAACACAATGAAACTCTTACTAAAATACACCGACGACAACACGAatatcccctccctctctctctctctctctctcactcactctctctaacacacacacacacacacacacacacacacacacacacacacacactcccccaactAGGTCGCACACGcgcgcaaaacacacaaacggagaaagacagagagaaagagatttttCTCCAGTCTGTATGTGATTGGTCACTCGCCAGCCTGCTGTCGAAGTGACGTCACTGCAGGCGAGAACTGACTGAGGAGGAAGCATTAAGGGGAGAAACTAGAGACTCAGAAGGTAGTGCGAGCATCGCAGGCGTGGTGGAAAGGACCGGTGATACCTCCGCGCTCGGCCACTCGGTAATTGATTGCGGACCGGTTAAGCGCGAAGATTGTATGTGTCACTGGTTGAGGCCGACTGGCATTTAGGAGCAAATACTGTGCGTAGACCTGCCGGGAAGAATTCCCCATCTTGGAAATAAACTGCTACTTCAACATGGATCGTTGAAACATTAGCATTCGTTGACTGAACACCCTCTGCGCTTTACAAGAAAACCCAGCAGCTCACCCATGTCTTGTAGATGTTGGATGATTCGTACTAACAGCAGCCAACAATGTTCTGATCACCCATCAAGGTGGTACGCTCTCGGCTACAGCATTCACACCGGAGCCTCTCACGCGCATCGCCTGGTTGATCACACAGCCATAACGGAGTGGAATAAACAGTTCATCGTACAAAAAGTAAGCAGCGTCTCGAATTGAGGCACAATCACAGACCATACTGATTTGGCACTGTTTTTGTACTGCAAAGCTGAGCTTTTGCATTTGTTGTGTATTGTGACCTACTTGTGTATCATGTTTCAAAGGAGGCTGTCGAGTACAAAAGTTATCCGGTGTTGCCATGCTTAACAGATCTCTAATTTCTAAATAGCGAGCGTTGTGACGCGCGTCTCGTTTCGATCTGCCGGCAAGGCCAAGTTCAGCAGGCGCTTCTGCGCTCTCCCCTTCTCGGGAGCACCAGTACCACAATCAAACTTCAAAGATGAGGATAGCAATTAGCAGATATTTTAATATAAACGACTGGGACGCATCATAATTGCATTTCTTTTCTGATATCAGTGTTTTCTTAGCTACCCTAGGCCAACTGTTGGAGAACGAGAAATAGCCTATAGGAATTACATCTAGGCTATACAGGCTAGGCATACcgtgttaatgttttttttagtttataACAGTGTGATTTGGATATACCCTCCCTTCAAACATGCTTGTCTTT encodes:
- the LOC134095295 gene encoding butyrophilin-like protein 2, whose product is MEYHISTGILTCVIIFYVPFETKASESLVVTGTGHPVFAYVEGEVVLNCSVDSSTQSLEEVTWKRKDNEIPVLLYEEGKVRSDSSHDRYRGRAEFAKENSKSDFSLRLKDLRTVDKGEYICVVHSGQLSANTTVTLLGLGFSSTQTLVLVLCSVSLVLSLGSAALYYKNRGGCYVKMI